Proteins from a genomic interval of Rhodococcoides fascians A25f:
- a CDS encoding TetR/AcrR family transcriptional regulator, whose amino-acid sequence MRSKQKILDATLGLIAESGFEGVTIAAAARAAGVTRQTVYSIFTTREDMVSEAMVGLIVDVLGGIRDKADQAETPTEFIVETVVAARNLIRREPVLNSLLRSGNANPLFDADMMDRARPVVRQFLDGYIARNPGFDSTQFHGIDGVIVRVGLSVILFDDPSIHDDDGLRRYLERWLIPVLPFA is encoded by the coding sequence GTGCGGTCCAAGCAGAAGATTCTCGATGCCACCCTCGGGTTGATCGCCGAGAGCGGCTTCGAGGGTGTCACGATCGCGGCTGCGGCGCGTGCTGCGGGTGTCACGCGGCAGACGGTGTATTCGATCTTCACCACCCGTGAGGACATGGTCTCCGAGGCGATGGTGGGACTGATCGTCGACGTGCTGGGCGGTATCAGGGACAAGGCCGATCAGGCCGAGACTCCGACGGAATTCATCGTCGAGACCGTGGTCGCTGCGCGCAATCTCATTCGGCGCGAACCTGTTCTGAACTCGTTGTTGCGCTCGGGCAACGCGAACCCACTGTTCGACGCGGACATGATGGATCGCGCGCGGCCGGTGGTTCGCCAGTTTCTCGACGGGTACATCGCACGCAATCCGGGCTTCGATTCCACGCAGTTCCACGGCATCGACGGCGTCATCGTGCGGGTGGGGCTGTCGGTAATTCTGTTCGACGACCCGTCCATTCACGACGACGACGGTTTGCGGCGCTACCTCGAACGGTGGTTGATTCCCGTCCTGCCCTTTGCTTAG